The sequence TGTACAAGGAATCGTCAAATAGATTTGTAACACAGTTCCAATATTGGGAAACGTATGCTTTATGCAGTGCCGTAAAAATCATAGGTGTAGGCGGTGCAGAGCACTGGGGCCCACCGAGTCGAATGGCCCATAGTTGATAGccgtcaaattttttttttaatttgattcgacttcataattttattattatcttgtatattttacaacaaataaacaaaatgtaaaaaccagGTCTGTTTTACTTGGAAttgtttatctaaatattgGGAAAATTACTAAGCCTAGAGTGACATAAATAgatttgttgaatattatattatgcgataTCTCGATAACGATACGCACACACTTACAAAGTATTCGGGGAGTTGACCGTTATACCGTTGTGGCGTTGTATGTCTATACGCCCGTGTCGATGTAATACACTGATTTACAGACGAGACAgacgatattaattatatttagctGTTACTTATTagctaatattatgttttatgtaggtaggttAACTGTTATTtccttttttagttttttactttaaaaagtgtaaaataagttattgtgTACTGTTATGTGTAACATactttcatataattataatctacataatttaatgctcatagttacctaattatttctattataaatattttattatgaataatccAAAAGTTCCCAGTGGTGCGGCTAAGAGAAAAAAGAAACTTCAACAAACACAACAtcttttgaaaacaaatgcAAAAATTaggaattattttgaatgcaATCAACATGTTAATGGTAAATTGTttcctcaaaaatatttagaaatactttaattttcataGTAGACAATTGAcagttttagttatattagtaataatttatgtatttagtataagtatcttatatgtattgttttaattagtttaattgtattacattaaaatatgttatacacattataaatgatataacatataatacatacataaatattttctaatattttactcaGATGTTAACATTGAAGTTGAAGAAGACCAAGACAGAACTATTGCTGGTAAATCTACTGAATCATGTACGTTAGAAGTTCAATCAACTAGTACTCAGGGTTAGTTttgtcaaacatttttatttattaaaataaaatagatacttaacttaaaaaacctgatgtttttaaaagtcaagtacattaaataatttattatttgcaaaataaatattttataatattttactcagATGTCTACAAAGAAGACAACCAAGACAAAATTATTGCTGGTAAATCTATTGAATTGTGTACATTAGAAGTGCAATCAACTAGTACTCAGGGTAAGTTTtgtcaatcatttttatttattaaaataaaatagatacttaatttaaaaaaactgatgtttttaaaagtcaagtacattaaataatttattatttacaaaatataaagtaggtacctaactatttttattttatttttttacatttagatttaaatttgaagttaGATTATCCAACTGATAGAGGACATTTTAAAGGACCTATAACAGACAGTAAACTTAAACGAATCATTTTGACTTATGGGCCTTGTAGACCGTTAATACAGTTTCCCTACAGAATTATACATGGCAACAATAGAAAATTTTCAGTCGACTATTACAATATGAAAACTAAAACTGGTGTTCTAATTCCCCGTCTTTGGCTCTGTTACTCTGTGAAATTAGATAAAGTATACTGTGAAACGTGCTGGCGTTTTGTAGATTACAATCATCGAAATTTTAAGTCAGAATGGGTTGAAGGCATTGATGATTGGCAGCATTTGtcccaaaaaataatttctcatGAAATATCAGGTCCTTATTTAGATGCAATGCTACTTAGACTTGTATGGACAAATAACTGTACTATTGATAAAGAGTTGGAAGTTCAAATTTCTAATGAAGCTAAATACTGGAGAGATGTTTTGggaagaataattaaaataattttaagtcttaCTGCTGGTAATTTGGCACTCCGTGGTAATGAAACCAAGCAATTTTGTGTGGGAAATTTTCTTAGAACAGTAAAACTATTTGCAGAATTTGATCCACTTTTAAGAACACTCCTTGATAAAAAAGATGGTCAAATGAAATATCTAAGTCCAGCTATTCAGAATGAGTTAATTGAAAttctattatgtaatttaaggAAAATCATTtgtgatgaaataaaaatctctactttttttctataattgttGACTCAACTCAAGATATTACAAAGTTAGACCAAGTCAGTATTATAATTCGTTATGttactattgattatattaagcATACTGTTTGTATAAAAGAGtaattttttggattttatgCAATTGATCATCATGGTGCCAAAGACTACACAAATCTCATAATAAATGTCCTCTCTCAGTTGGGCTTAGATATTTCTAAATGTCGAGGTCAAGGGTATGATGGTGCTGCAGTGATGAGTGGTCGTATTTATAGTGGTGTTCAAAAACGTATTCAAGACATGGTACAAAATGCTCACTTTGTTCATTGTTGTGCTCACAACTTGAACTTAGTAATTTGTGACTCTGCTAAAAGTTCAGACACAGTTCGgcgtttttttattactgtacaagcagttttcaatttttttagtagttcAGCTCCTAGATGGGCTTTATTAGCGTTGGGAGAAGAAAATACCTTAAAAGTTCATAAAACTGTTCTCAAAAAAGTATGCGCAACACGTTGAGAAGCTCGACACCAAGCTATATTTGCATTAAAAGAAAGATTTAATGACGTATTGATcacattaacaaaaattactcTTACAACAACAAATGGTGATGAAAGAAATGTTAGCAAAAGTATACGCTCCAAATTGGATTCTGTagaatttgttttacttttatgtttgTGGGAAAGAATATTGAGAAGTATGCAAGGTGTTTTACAAAgtgttgatataaatattcaaacttCTTGTGGTCTTCTTGAGCAAGCAATTGGATCATTATCAGAATTGCGACAGAATTACAATGACATTGTTAAAATTGCTAATGATTTATGTTCTAAATGGGGTATTTCATCTAAATTTCCATCACAACGTCAACAATTTaccaaattacattttgatgAAATCGATGGTGACAGaaggttaaaaataacaaaagaaaactttagaattgaaatattttatcctGTTGTAGATACTGCTTTAGCACAACTAAGAAATAGATTTAAAGGATTAAAAGTAATCGTATcgacttttgaatttttaaatccaaCTCTTCTAAGAAGTActgaagaaaattatttaataaaatgttcttttgattttattcaacattatAAGTCAGATGTGACTTCAGATTTTACTCGACAGTTACTAAGTATccaatctataataaaaaataaatcagatatcaaaaatattaatgatattataatatttattgtgaataatgatttatctaCAGCTTTTTGTGATGTTCTAACagcttgtataatttttttgataattcctGTTACTGTGGCTTCAGCAGAAAGATCTTTTTCCAaacttaaattgataaaaaattacttgagGAATTCTACTTCTCAAGAAAGGTTAAGTAATATATCTTGTAACGGTACACCGTTAGGTTCTACCGGTTTTTACCGTTCCGTGTAAAAATAACGCTGACGATTTTTTGAGTAATTAGcctgtttttatttctatataaattaaaatcaattataattatagggaTATGATTCACGAACCCGAAACCGTACGGACTATAGGTTCTAGACCATTTGACACTTTGCGGAatagttatgttttatacaattcTGGGTGGAGGTACGGATTGTCACGTCCGGCCCGCTCAAGTAAGTGGCGTCGGTTCGTGGGTCCGTCCGGGTAGCGTGGCCTAAGCAGGCGCGCTTGGGGGGACTTTTTATGGGTGCGTCACTATCTGGTATGACGAGACTCGTAATGAGACGATGCTCCTTTATGGCCGGTGTTCAAGCCGCAGTCACGGAGCCGTTGGCCGTAACGTCGAAAACGTCGGTCTGGTGTCACGACGACTTCTGGATGTCCGGGTTATGGACGAGCGGTGTAAATTATGATTCGGCGCTGTTGGTCGTCGCGCTAGTGTCGGTTGTCGTCGGAATGTGATGGCTGGTCTCGTAAATATACGCGGTGGTTTCTCCTTACTTCTGGCCGTCGAAGGTGTGCTGTTACGCAGGTCTTGATGGCTTGAAGTGTGGAGAAAGAGTTGTTCTTTGGTCGGTCAGTGTACCCGTATATATACGGTTTGACCGACCTTTGTACGTGTGTCATTGGATCTGATCGTACCGTTGGACGAGTGAAACTGACATCGTTCATGAGGTCGCTAGATGCCAACCGTGTTGTTTTCCCTCGGCTTAAGTGTGAAACTTGCTTGTGAAAACTCGCATTATTCATGTGTTTGTGTTATCATGCGTGTTGCGTTTCCTTGCCTAACActtgtttattattcaatcataTTTTGGCCGTGAGAACGGccgttttagtatattatatggtgttTGTACCGTATCAATCTGTATTAAGTATTGAAAGAGGTCGTactgatgaaataaatattgaaaagatTATTACTGATTTCGCAAATGCTAAAGCTcgaaagaaaatgtttttttaatatttaaatattataaaaaatgtaataggtcatatcataataataattattaatattttattttaatattataaaatatgtgatataaaaaaaaaaaaaataggtatattatcatataatggtaataattattattatttttatttctaatgttttgttattattatgttttttattattaatattttattgtaaaccatgtttgtattatcaataatcctattataatattcatatcatatattttatatactaacttatttattttatctacccATGTAGCTTATTctacaagtttttttattaataaaatctattcaatataaaattgtgatCCTGTGTTCCTAGTACGTTGAAGCTCTACATAGAATTCACATAGAATTGTTTCAACGAGAAAATTATCCATCGGTTCTTATTCAATTCATCCACAAATACTATCCTTTTTAAAGGGTAAACAATATCCATGGCGTGAACTCCTACTTTTTTACATGTCTCAAGAAAGAGGGGCCCATATACATTTGTTTGCACCTGAGTCTTTAACTCTCTAGTTACGGCACTGGCTTTATGTCATCGattttaggtatttaagtTGGTATTGAGGATCATCTATAGTCTTATCATCGCTAaacaatgacatttttaattcttggAATTGTAGCATTTCATCAACAAAGGTTTCTTTATCCAAGTTATCAGGAAAATGGTCCAATAAATTTGATGTATTCTTGATAATATATgactttttcatattatttttgaataaaaaactaaactttttttctatttctaaataagcactatttctttttttaagttcaaaaattaatttatcacatataacataatatgtattaataataaaattttctctGGACGTTAAGTTGGTACATGGACTGTTTGTATCATCTAGATATCTGCTTTTAGGTACTTTCACTTTTCTTTTTAGTGAATAATCTGAAGTTATGTTTAAGCTGGTTGCTTCCTCTTCATACGTTGTAAAATTTTCCCGGACACtttgaataaaatcaattaataaagtataaagagGAGGAACTATAGctgatacattaattttagatgATTGTAAGTCCTTGTTAACGCTATTAATTCTTTGTAAAATTGAGTTCCATACTGTGGTTAAAAAAccagtttcttttttttaagcttCGAAAGAAGTTGTCTGGCTTCATTTTGAGTTGTTGGATTTTGATTTAGATCTTGACTGATATCTTCCAATGCTACCAATACTTCATTATATCCAAGCCTTAATACTTTTATGGCATTTGCATCAGCTGACCATCGTGTTTGTGATCTTGACTTCAACGTTCAACAAcatttgtttga comes from Aphis gossypii isolate Hap1 unplaced genomic scaffold, ASM2018417v2 Contig00539, whole genome shotgun sequence and encodes:
- the LOC126554562 gene encoding uncharacterized protein LOC126554562; translated protein: MQGVLQSVDINIQTSCGLLEQAIGSLSELRQNYNDIVKIANDLCSKWGISSKFPSQRQQFTKLHFDEIDGDRRLKITKENFRIEIFYPVVDTALAQLRNRFKGLKVIVSTFEFLNPTLLRSTEENYLIKCSFDFIQHYKSDVTSDFTRQLLTFCDVLTACIIFLIIPVTVASAERSFSKLKLIKNYLRNSTSQERLRI